The genomic region CTCTGTGCTGACACTCGGAGACGAAGGCCCGGAAAGCAGTGGCTTAATTAGGTTTGTGCTCTTGGACGGTAAGAAAATTACATTGGGTAAAAACAGAAAACCTTACAGCAGAGCAAAAAGGCTGCTGAAAGACACTACAACACATGAAAAATATCCAGGACTCACTGGCGTtcctttacaagaaaaaaaatccattctttgCCTGTGGCCTGTTTAGAAGACGCTTAATGAAACAAAGCTGAGTCTGCCCCAGGCTTCTGGTTTCCTTCCTGTGGGGACAGGCCCCCTCCCGCCCACCAGCTGGGCCCTCGGGGGCGCGCTGCTTAGACTCCGTGCTCTGCTGCCCTCAGCCTGGGCCTCAGGGCCGTGCCCGGGCCCGAGTGCAGCACCACTGGGCAGATGGGCTGGGTGAGCTCGGCGGAGGAGGACAGGCCTGTTGGTGGCCAGGCCACACGCCACTTTCCTCAAGGGCCCCGTCCTTGCACCAGAAGTGGGTGGGCCCTGCTTGTGGGGCTCATTTCGTGGACCCAGGACAGAGGCATACAGGCAGCGCCCTAGACCTCAGAGACGCACAGGTGTGCACGGAACGGACGTGGGGCCCCCAGAACCCCTTCCCCGACCCGCGGCCCGTCCCAGGGCACACAGAAGAGTCAGGATCAGGTCGTTGTCCATGGTCCTGGAAAGATGCGGCTACAGTGGCCACTTCCGTCCCCATCTGAAGACAGGGGTGTAGGTGGGGCCGGCCCCCTGGGGCTACTCTGGCTTTCTCATCTTTGTTCTGGAAGAGACTGAGAGGCCTCCCTCAGGCTGCTGGAGAGGGACATGAAGTCTGGCTGCTGGGCTGTGGCCTGGCTAAGACTGGTCCCACTGGTCTGGTGCCCTGGGGCCTGTTCTGTTCATTGCACACCTTTCCGGGCAGAGCTGGTTCCTCCATAGGAGGGACCATTCATGTGGGAGGGTGCGTGGCCTCTGTTTCAGACGGGGCGGCTGTGGCCTCGGGGCACCCAGGAGGCATGCCCTGCGCTGTGCGGTCACCCTGGAGGCCCATACAACCCAGGTCCCACCATTCCTCCCGCCAGGCAGCATTCACTCCCCGTGTCCCTGCTGGGAGCCGGGCGGTACCTGCGGCAAGGACGACGTCCGGGTGGAAGGCCGCGAGCTGCGGCGCCGTCACCGTGTCCCAGTCCAGCCGGGCCACCGTCACCCGGGGGTGCTCTGCCTCGAGGGTACGGGGTGCCGGGTGCTGCGCCCGGGCGTCCGTGCCTGGCGCCAACGAGAAGCCATTGAGAAGGACGTTTCCTTGCAGCTGCTCCAGGACGCGGCTGTGACAGTCGCTGAAGATGTACGCACTGGGCCGGCATGCCTTGCAAATGGCCAGGCCCGTGAGGCCGGCCCCACTGCCCAGCTCTAAGGCTgtcctgggaggtggggagaaggcGCTGTGTCTACGGGTGTGCGGCAGCAGACCCTCCTGGGGGCACGGCCCTGCGCCCCCAACTCACCTGTGAGCGAACACTGCTGGGTTCTCCACGGCCCACTCGGCCAGATAGAGCGCGGCGTTCCACGTGACCAGGCCGGTGGTCCCATGGGATACGATGGCGGTGCTCTCGCAGAGGGTGACCGAGTCACCTGAAGGCTGCGCGGAAACCAGGACAAAGAATTACTAATCCAGCAGTCAGGGCGGACTTGGGGGCCTCAGGGGCCACGTAAGAAAGTAGGATTGGAGTCTAAATGTGATGGGAGCCGCTGGCGGATTCTGAGCAGGCGGGTGATACAACCCTCGTGTGCTCAGCGTGTCGGTGGACAGAAGAGGGAGGCAATGTGGCTCGAGGAGGACCCAAGCCAACAGGCATTTTCTGGAAAAGCCCAGGCGCCCACCTAGGAGGGAATGGGCCTGCTCTGGTAGTGGGGGCAGTGAGACACCCGGGGTGAGGCCTGTAAGGCCACTAGAAACACTCAGAAATGTGTGATAAATGAGAGAAATCAGCATTTCAGAAATAAAGGCTGCTCGAAGGAAcggaagaataaaaataaaacataaaagcagATAAACCCTTAAATataattgctcagtcgtgcctgactctttgtgaccccatggattgtagcctgccaggctcctctgaccatgggattatccaggcaagagtactagagtgagtagtcattcctttctccacgggatccttccaactcagggatcaaacctgggtctcccgtattgcgagtagattctttactgtctgaggcaccagggaaacccttaagaGAGGACATGaaaagcagtgacattttaaaaattgaaaagaaattaagacattgtCACAGGTTCAATCATTTCCTCCCCAAATTTGTATGGTTAAGTCCTAATCTCTGGTGCCTCAGAATATGACCTGTTTTTGGAGATGGGACCTTTTTTTTGCGATGCTGTGTGATTTGTGGGGTCTTAAGTTCCCTGACGGGGGACTGAACcctgggccctcggcagtgaaagtgcagagtcttaaccactggactgccagggaactcctggAGATGGGGTCTTTATGGAGggaatcaagttaaaatgagggcataaacacacacatgcagggaGAAGACGGTCGTCTGAGGCCAAGGAGACAGGCCTGGAGCACATCCCTCTCTCTCAGTCTCAGAATCAGCCCTGCCGACACCCCTGATTTTGGACTTACAGCTTccagatcaacattcagaaaactaagactatggcatctggtcccatcacttcatggcaaatagaaggggaaaaaagtggaagcagtgacagatttttttcttgggctcgaaaatcactgagaacagtgactgcagccatgaaattaaaagatgcttgctccctggaaggaaagctatgacaaatctagacagcatattaaaaagcagagacatcactttgccaacaaaggtccctatagtcaaagctatggtttctccaatagatttgactatacggacctttgactatatggacatgaagtcatgtacaggtgtgagagttggaccataaagaaggctgagcactgaagaattgatgcttctggattgtggtgctggagaagactctttaaggtcccttggactgcaagatcaaaccagtcagtcctaaaggaaatcaaccctgaaaattcattggaaggactgatgctgaagctccaatcctttggccacctgatgggaagagccaactcactggaaaataccctggtgctgggaaagactgaaggcaggaggagaagcggatgacagagaatgagatggttggatggcatcattgactcaaaggacatgagtttgagcaagctccaggagacagtgaaggacagggaagcctggcatgctgcagtccatggggttgcaaagagtcggacacaactgagcaactgaacaacgacaaagtGACATGATCTACAACAGACTGAAGTCCTACTGGAATGACAGGAGACCAGTTCACTCTCTTTAAAGGGGGAAGAGTCAAGTCTGTATCCTGCCTTTCTTCCACAACCAAGTATGGACAAAAGGAGGCATTTCCTTACAAAAATCTCTCCAgctaatgaaaacaaaatgattcagAAAGTCACTCTTTTACATCCTCCAAGGAATTAATGGGTCTAAGCTTTAGGCATCTGTAAGTGCCACTACGAAGCAGATAAAAACAGGTGATGAGCTTTCCGGGACCTATGCAGTGTTCTTGCTAAGGGATCAAACAGACAAGCATCCCAGTGAGCCTCCAGTTTGTGGGgaacagaggacagaggaacagGCTGAACAGCATCACATGTGTACAACGAAAGCCAGCCTGCACAGAGCTGGCCAGCCCAAACCGCCAgggggaggaggagctgggggaacCGTGGAGGAAGGGAGGTTTTGAGCCAGACCTTGTTAATGGACAAGACTAAGTGCAGGCATCGAGAGTTGAGTGCACGGGGCAGCAACAAGACCTCCGAGTGATGACTCTGAAAGGGAGGGAGGGCGGGCTGGGATGGAGGTGGGTCAGAGGTGGGGCCTTGTGGGCTGGCTGCCAAAGTCCTCGGCTAGACTGGCAGTTACCATGGTGGCCGCCTTGCAGCAACTTGATAATCTAATTCTTTGCATGGCTTTTTGTATCTGTATTTTATAACAAAAggttaaagaacaaacaaaaattgttGTGTGCAAAATGGATGTTTGTGGGACAGGAAGTCAGATGACCAGCCAGGAGGCCACAGCATTTATCAGGCTGGTGATGGTGGCAGTGGACAGCAGGAAAAGACTGCCGTCCTGCAAAAGTAGTAGGAATGTATGCATGCtacgttgcttcagttgtgtctgactctttgtgaccccatggactgtagcccaccaggctcctctgtccacgggattcttcaggcaagaatactggagtgggttatcatgccctcctccagggtatcttcctgacccaggaatcaaacgtgtgtctcttatgtcccctgcactggcaggcgcgttctttaccactgagatacctgggaagcccacatctatccatcaaatatttactgaagtcTGAGCACCAGGTCGCTGCTGTGCAATTCACGTGTGTTACTTAATTTAACCCCAGGTACTCAATAAGACAGGTGATATCTTCGGAAAGGCTTGGTTTACACGTGGGGAAACGAAGGCCCAGGAAGGTTAACTGACCTCGTCTAAGACCACAGAGCAGAAgagtcagggactgaacccacacgaGGCTGACGGGACCCTGAATTAACTGTGTGTGGAGGGTGCACGTCTCCTACCAGCAGATAGCTCCGGTGGTAGTGGGTGGGCTCCTCGGCCGTCAGGACCTCCGCCAGCGCCTGGTACAGCTCATCCGATGGCTCTGTGTGGGCAGCCTCGtgctgggggcgggcagggaGAGAGCATTCGCGGGAGGGTTAAGTCGACCCTTGTGATTCAAACCAAGGTTCCACCTCTTCGCTTTTACTCTGACTTGTAAAAATGGCTGGAGGATTTTTACCACATTTGGAGGGGAGATTTGGGATGTGATTGACTGAATATAGGTCACTTGGTTGGGGGGAGCTGGGGGGACCTCTGAGAGGGTTAGGTGAGGTGTGGTGTAGGGCAGCTGGGAGCAGGTGGGGTTTCCCACACTCAGGGGCTGCCTGGGTAGGACTGCGAAGGTTCCGTGGGGCGGGGGGAACCAGGACCACAGAGGAGATGCTGCCACTGCTAGAGACCCCTGGAAGCAGACAGGAAGGACCCtggcctctcccttcctcccactctCCACAGTGTCTCACTGATGGAAGCCCGCTGGGAGTAGCTGCCCAGGGAGCCCCCTGCTCTACGGGCGTCTGCAGAGCAGGAAAAGAGAACGGGGTGGATCTGAGCTGCAACAGGCTAAGTCCACCTCTGAAGAGCCGGCTGGGTCCCAGACGTTGCCTACTGGGTGGACAGTGCCTGTCACTGACCTTTCTGATGAGCTCGGAGAGAAAGCTCCGGACATACTTCACTGATGGTGGGTGCTTCATGCACAGAGGGTGCTTCACGGTCTGTGAGAAGGAACACAGTTTGGGTTGCAGGTGAGACTTCGTCTTAAGTCTTCCACGGGCTTCGAGTGAATACAGGGCAAACCCCAGTTACCCGATCCCTGGATTTCTGGCCCTGGGTGATCCTCATGCAACTGAAAGAGTTTAAGATATCAGCCCTTTCCTAAAAATATTTCTCCACTACAGTGgcagaaggagatcaaaccagtcaatcctaaaggaaatcaatcccgaatattcactgaaaggattgacgttgaagctgaagctccaatactttggccacctgatgtgaaaagccggctcatcggaaaagaccctgatcctgggaaagactgaaggcgggaggagaaggggatgacagaggatgagatggttggatggcatcaccgactcaatgaacatgaatttcagcaaactccaggagatactggaggacagagaagtctggtgtgctgcagtccatgcagctgcaaagagttggacacaactgagtgactgaacgacaatgCTGGCACAGACCACGGCAGTGTTTCTAATGCTCTTTCTGGGCAGGAACATGGAGCATATGGGCCCAAGCTAACACCCTGCTATAGACCGAATATTTGTGTCTACCCCAAATTGACATGTTGACTCTAATACCCAAGGTGATGCTATCACGAGGGGCCTTTGGGGTGTGATTATGTTATAAGGGTAAAGACTCCATAAGTGGAACTAGTGCTCTTTTAAAAGAGACCTCAGAGAGTTCCCTCTGCCCCCTGAGCCATGTGAGGACATGGCAAGAAGACAGCCCTCCATGAATGAGGATGTGGGCCCTGAAaagacactgaatctgctggcgtcttgatcttggacctcccagccttcagaactgacAGAGAGaaattcctgttgtttataaACCATGCAGAGTGTTGTGTTCTGTTATACCCCTTAGTATGTCCAAACCCCAACTCCAAAAAGCAGGGGCCCacccacaactagaaaaagaccCGGTGGACAAGACTGCTTATTTTGCCtttaaaagtaaagaagaaagtCTCTGAGCAGCGAGCAAAGACTAGATGTACCTACAGCTGTCATCCCCATTTCCTCTGTGGACGCTTTTAAAAAACATCCCCCAGATTCCCTCCTCTCATGCAGCGTATTGTGTATTCTGATGTCTTtatctaagaaaacaaaagagcctGAGTTGTCTGAGGCGCTCACGCCAGAtgtaatgtctttctttttaaaggataCACGCGCACCCAGGGTGCTTCTGTTACCTCTTTACGGGGAAATCAGGCCAGTGATGCGTTCCAGGGATTCTGTGATTCTTACCTTCTGCAAAATATCCAGCAGCAGCTCAGAGCCTGACGAGTCCCTTAGTTTCTCTTCTAGGCTCTATCCAAAGAGAGAGAGGTGGTTAAGAGAGAGAAATCTCAAGGGCATTATCGCAGGAACATTAAACATGCAATAGGACATGTTGGCAAAGTGCTAAGTGATCTCTCCCCAGGGACCTGGGGCCAAATGATGCAGAAGCCACAGGCAGCTGAAAGCCTGACCTTGAGAAGTCCTGGGTTACACCTGGATGAGTCACAGAAAATGTCAGAAGACAGGCTGCTGGTCTGCATTAGCCGTGGCAGCTTAGTCTCACCTGGGTCTCACAGACCAGCTCTGTGGCTGAACTAGTCAGCCAGGAATTACGGGGGGAGCCATGGTCTTAACACCTGACGGGCTCCCCAAGACCTCCCCACGGCAGGCGGACTGCTTTACTCCGCAGGTCCCAGCTCCTGCGTCACCTCCTTGGAAGGCCTTCCTGACCCCCAATTTgatacatttctgttttattgactttaCAGCCACTGTCATCTCCCCGTGCTCTCTTGCttattcatttacttgtttatcCTCTGGCTCTCCCATCTGGGCAGGGCCTTGTCTGTACACTGCTGAGCCTGGTGCCTGGCTCATGCAAGGCATTCTGTAAACATGTGGTGACAGAATGAAAATACGAGCTAACCCATATTCATgtaatcctgggacttccctggtggtccaatggttaagaatccaagcttccactgcagagggcacgggtttgacccctggtcagagaactaagatcctgcctgctggtgatgaggccaaaaaacaaacaacccccccccccccccgcccacatATTCATGTAATCATGACAACAGTCCTATGAGGTTATATCATTATAACCCCattttactaataaaaatatgaagGTACAGAGAGACAAagtcacttgcccagggtcacacggcTTGTGGGGTGTCGGCCGAGGATTCAGAGCTGGCAGGCTGTCTCCCAGATCTGAGCTCTGACTTTTCTAGTCAAACCAATGACAGCAATAGTCCCCACCACATGGGTGCTGTGGGTGAGCCTATGCCAGCACTTAGCATAGGCCTGGTGAAGAGTAAGCACTCATTTCACGTAAACAATTATAGGCGATACGCATGGGCCTCACAGATGCTGTTATGAAGGTTTAAATTTTGGGTTAAAAAATGGACATATTCCTTTCTGACGGGAAATGATCTCCTAGGATGCCAAATGATTTATGTCAGTGAAAGAACAGATACTGATCTCCCCTCTTAAGACGGGGCAGACCTGGGGAGGGTTCTGTGTCCAAACTGAGTCATCCCAGTGAGCTCACCACACGTAAACTATGAAGGATGCAGTGTCATTAGAGCCCCTGCCTTGGCAGAATAAAGCTGCTACCCCGGCCCTGAGCCTGTGTGCAAATGGCAGGTCCCTAGTGCAAGGAGGTGAGCTCTTCTGTCTCTCTTCGGGACTGTTTTGTACCTCCCTGCCTCGTCCATCAGCTGCCTCTGAGAGGACCTGTCCAAAGCTGCTGATACACATGAAAAGCTGAGGCCCGAGAGGGCCTGTGACCTGGTCACTGAACTCAACACAGCGTGATCTCCCGCTGTCCTGAGCATGCTGGCTGCTTAAacgagcagcagcagctgttacCCAATGGCTAGGATAACAGgctaaaaaaccttttttttaccCAACTGTCCATGACCCtaaaaaacccaaagaaaaggAGAGCTGGGAGGAAATCTCACATTCCTCCAATTCGTGGGGCCGTTTGCAAAGGCCGGTGAAGGGCGGCGAGGGTCCAGGGGAAGACGGTGCTGAGGGCTGAGAGCAGGGTGCGCCCAAGGGCGCACCGGTGGAGCACCTGCCTCCTCGCCGCCAGCCCGCGAGGCCCCCGCGATCCCGGGGGACCGGACGTGCTGCTCAGACCAGCGAGGTAGCAGAGGCCATCACGTGGCAGAGAGGGCGGGGGTGTGAGTCCGCAGCCCCGCTCACCGCGAACCCCCGGCGCTCCCCACCCACCTTCCGAGCCCCTTGCCGCCCACCTGCCAGGGGAAGGAGCGCAGTGCGCGCGCCGCCAAGAAGCGGCGCTCGAAACCCCGCAGCAGGCGCGCGGCATCCGCTCTCTCCTCCGGCGCCATGGTGGGGCGGGGCCGCGGCGTTGCCCCGGAGACTAGGCGGGAGCAGGGTTGTGATTCGAGGCGGCCCGAGGCGGTGCGCGGGGCCGGGGTGGGGCTCGGGGCGGGGCCAAGAGCCGCTCGGGCCCTGGGAGGCGGGGCGCAGAGCTCAGGAGGCGGGGCTTAAGGAAGGAGCCTGTTCAGGAGGCGGTGCAGTTCAGCAGGTGGTTCGTGCGGTGGTGGGCGGGGCGTCGAGGGGGAAGTTGGAGGCGGGCTCTGGGCCTTGGAGGTGGGGCCACGGCGGAAGGGGGCGGGGCCATGGCTTCGATGAGGGCGGTGTCAGACTTTGGCGCCAAGTTTCGCTGGGCGGGGCACCGAGGGCTCCCGGGAGAGCGTTCAGTCAGGCTGAGGGCCAGGTAATCCTTCTCGTTGTTCTAGAACTTTTTCGACCGTCTTTTTGGCAAGGCCCCTACGGGCAGGAGCGTCGTCCCTTGAGCCTTATCCTAGCCCTCCCCCGACTCCTCTGGGACTGTGGCCTCAAGCCCAGCCTCGGGTGCGAGGGTCGCCTCAGGGCCTGTGGGCCCAGCCCGCCGCTGCCCTTTCTCTCCTTGGCCAAGGGCGCTGAGGTGAAGGTGTTGGTTTGCATCTTTACCTCAGTCCTGCCCCGTACACGGAGGGCGAGGAGAGACCGAGGAGAACAGCAGGCCCCTCCAGGTTGGTCGGTGGCAGTTTTAATACGTGAGGGAGCTTGCTTAAGAGGCTTGTGTTGGGCACCCAAGGTGAATAGACCCTCACAGCCTCCTGGCAGAACCCTAACAGTGTATGTTGAGGCCTTCACAGGGTCCAGTCAGCACACGGTCCAGTGTCTCCTCAGCGCCTCGCTCTCTCAAGGCTGCATTCCTGAAACAGCTTCTACTGTGGGAACCATGGGCAGGCCATACTTCTGAGGGTGGGAGAGGGATGAGGAGGCCCTGGCTGCCTGGGTGCAGCTAGGAGGCTTGCCTCATTACCCAACCAGATTCATTTGCCAGATGCTGAGACGCTGAAGTTTGAGGCAGAGAAGGGATTTATTCATGAGCAGCCACTCACGAGGAAACAAACATCAAACCTGCCTCCCTGTGGACAGGCGGGCAAGGGGTTGTGGGGTGTTTATGGGCTAAAGAAGCAGGGTGGTCTGGCACCAAGGTGGGCATGGAGTGAGGTGATTGGAAATAAGTAAAAGGTGAGGTCATAGTTGTTTCATGCAGGGGCAACTAATAGGCTTCTTCATGAGACCATTGTTCAGAAAACAGCAGGTTCTGATGGAGTTTTTGACCCTTTGACGTCAAAGGTCACCAAGCTCCCGCGTGCCCAGTTGGAGGGTTGGTGGTCCTAATCAGTCTTAACCGGCTAGAACTAGACACAGCTGACTCCAACTTCCTGGAAAACAACTTGGGTGAACATCTTATTGTTTAGGCTTGGGGGGACGTGAAAGTCATTTGTAGcaacaaataaaatgaacagtGAAGGCAGACCATAGGTGTGATGGGTCTAACCATGATTACtctgatttcattgatttctccCAACACAGATAGGAACCCTTGCTTCCCCATATCCCAATTAGGGTCTGTCTCTAACCCACAGAGTTCACCAGATACTTTTTAAGCATAAACTACGTTcctggtagggcttccctggtgttttagtagtaaagaatctgcctataatgcaggagacccgggttcgattcctgggttgggaagatcccctggagaagggaatggcaacccactccattattcttgcctggagaattccatgaacagaagagcctggcaggctacagtcaatggtgtcacaaagagttggacacgactgagcaactaatgcctCACTTCATGTACCTGGTACTATCAGGCACTGAGGATGCAACAGTAAGAAGAACCAGGAGTGGTTCCCTTCCCTCCAGAGGCTCAGGGTTACATGGGGGAAATAGGTATTGAACTAATTATcacacaaataaatatagaaGCACAATGGCAATATATACAGTGCCAGTGAGCACATGGAACTATTAGGGCTTACAGTGGAAGCTTTGACTCTGCAGGGAAAGGAATCTGGAAGAAGAGTCAGAATGGTACAcagatggggatggggaagaaaagaaaaaaagttacttcCATTTGACCTTATTACGTCTTGAGTAAAAAGCAGGACAGTGAAAGGCACTGGTGCTGCCCCTGGAGTTTGAACTGTGTTCAGAGTCTAATAAGTTTACCTTCATAAATCTCTTGAAATAACTCTATTTGGAAGCATCTTGGGAGCTAATTTGTTAAATATGCTTGCACAATGCAGTTGATGGGGACAGATGAGTCTTATTACCCCTTTCAGATGAGAAACACTTGAGCCCTGCTCAGCTATGAGAACAAGAGGGGAAAATTAATTCTAATTGAGTGCATTTGTTCTCTTATATCTGTTCTTCTACAAGAACCAAGTGAGCACAGGATCTGACAAAAATTGTCTTTTATTCCATCAACAGTTGATTAAAGTAAAGAGTGTGAACTGTGGTTATTGCTGTGTTTTTACAAGGAATTAAAGGTTTCTGGGTCTGAGATGTTGCATAAATCCTCTGAGTCACAGCATCCTGGGGTAGAAACATCTGATGTAAGATATAGTTGGATCTTGGTCCTGAAGGAACGATGTTAGAGCTCGGTCAGGTGTACTGGCTTACTTGTGCTGTTTTGGTCAGctctctgcctgcagtggagagTGGAAACCAATGGGAATGGGTCAAACTCATGAATACCAAGCTTTCTATTAACACATATAATAGCTATTAATTACCTTTCCTCTGAGGAACCAAAGGGCATACAGGGTCAATACCAAAGTAAGTGATGCTGCATGATATTATACTAAGATATTAATAAGTCTAGGCTTGTCTAGCCTTCCTGATGCCATAGATGGGAGGCAGATTGCAGAAGGCCCTGAGTGGGCCACACCACTGACCTGCACACAGACGATacttttatctttgtgtgtgggcTCTTGGGAGGGACAAAGGTCATAGGTAATATATCTCGCACCTGAACTTGGAAGGATCAAGGCATTGAAGGGATTTGTAATGGCCCATGGACCCCACAGATGTGGTGTGTTCAGGTGTTAGTGAAGATTAGGACTGCTATTTAACATAGAAAGTGAAAATTCCAGTGGTATTGATGTGGAGAGAAGCTTTAGGGTATATCTAAACAGTCCTTTCAGTGGCAGAAGACATGCATATATGCACATAGTAAAGATTCAACTTCTGGATTTGAGGCTTTCTTtaataatgatggtgatggtgatggtggatgATGAAAAACTAATACATTTTAACTATATGAAATGGTTATCTTTTAGAAATTATGCTGTGGGAATGGCCATTCAATCAGTACCTTGAGGTTTTTCCTCTCTTCCATGGCTAATGGTTTCTGCAGAAAAGGACCAAttgatttctttctaaaatgttgCTTCAGGGTATAGAGACTTTTATAGGTCATGTTTCAACTTATAGGAAAATTTTATAGTTCAAAtataaattacattaaatgtgGGCTTTGTAATGGAGTTAAGGTTAAGTAAAGTTCTGACTTTCCTTAGGCTGTTTATGGTGTTCAGGAGGCCTCCATGTTGTTGAGACAGGAGCTCTTTGAAAGCAGAGGCATGGTCAGGATTGAGTGTCACAAGGGATGTGAGAGGCTCAGTCTTCTGATGTAACTATGGAGATGTAGAAAGCAGTGTATCTGGGCCACTGAGTGCTTTTGTTGATGGCAGGACCAGTGTTACAGGTTGAACTGTGTTCCCCCAAAAGGATGTGTTGGAAGTCATGACCCCTGGTACTTAGGAACATGACCtcatttggaaacagggtctctGCAGGTGTAATTAAGTTAGGAGGAGATCATACTGAAATACAGGCGGCTGTGAATTCCATGATTGGTGTCCCTTTAAGAGGagagaatgcca from Muntiacus reevesi chromosome 2, mMunRee1.1, whole genome shotgun sequence harbors:
- the EEF2KMT gene encoding protein-lysine N-methyltransferase EEF2KMT isoform X3 produces the protein MAPEERADAARLLRGFERRFLAARALRSFPWQSLEEKLRDSSGSELLLDILQKTVKHPLCMKHPPSVKYVRSFLSELIRKHEAAHTEPSDELYQALAEVLTAEEPTHYHRSYLLPSGDSVTLCESTAIVSHGTTGLVTWNAALYLAEWAVENPAVFAHRTALELGSGAGLTGLAICKACRPSAYIFSDCHSRVLEQLQGNVLLNGFSLAPGTDARAQHPAPRTLEAEHPRVTVARLDWDTVTAPQLAAFHPDVVLAAGITERTQSRRNRKTAVTV
- the EEF2KMT gene encoding protein-lysine N-methyltransferase EEF2KMT isoform X2; the encoded protein is MAPEERADAARLLRGFERRFLAARALRSFPWQSLEEKLRDSSGSELLLDILQKTVKHPLCMKHPPSVKYVRSFLSELIRKHEAAHTEPSDELYQALAEVLTAEEPTHYHRSYLLPSGDSVTLCESTAIVSHGTTGLVTWNAALYLAEWAVENPAVFAHRTALELGSGAGLTGLAICKACRPSAYIFSDCHSRVLEQLQGNVLLNGFSLAPGTDARAQHPAPRTLEAEHPRVTVARLDWDTVTAPQLAAFHPDVVLAADVLYCPETVLSLVGVLRKLSACRTDQWAPDAYIAFTIRNPETCQLFTTELGQAGIPWEEVPHHDQKLFPYEEHSEMTILKLTL
- the EEF2KMT gene encoding protein-lysine N-methyltransferase EEF2KMT isoform X1 translates to MAPEERADAARLLRGFERRFLAARALRSFPWQSLEEKLRDSSGSELLLDILQKTVKHPLCMKHPPSVKYVRSFLSELIRKHEAAHTEPSDELYQALAEVLTAEEPTHYHRSYLLPSGDSVTLCESTAIVSHGTTGLVTWNAALYLAEWAVENPAVFAHRTALELGSGAGLTGLAICKACRPSAYIFSDCHSRVLEQLQGNVLLNGFSLAPGTDARAQHPAPRTLEAEHPRVTVARLDWDTVTAPQLAAFHPDVVLAADVLYCPETVLSLVGVLRKLSACRTDQWAPDAYIAFTIRNPETCQLFTTELDRAVDTSLYPSRRELDHLLQVLTVQRKHPLQRWDRAGRQGPSGKRRPPSLDQAHSKWKRLGASEKGGLPDLAAGCGGAVLRPDLCQPL